Proteins from one Microbacterium hatanonis genomic window:
- the yidD gene encoding membrane protein insertion efficiency factor YidD — MSTSTLPTSSTGNAHWVATDVVRSAPLLPRNTALTVLHAYRATISHVYGDVCKYYPSCSAYAVGAVQQHGVVKGVALAAARLARCHPWAQGGIDDVPPHRAFRYELTRHGFVVPPGKD; from the coding sequence GTGAGCACCTCCACTCTCCCCACCTCCTCTACGGGGAACGCGCACTGGGTCGCGACGGATGTCGTGCGCTCCGCTCCTCTTCTCCCACGCAACACCGCGCTGACCGTTCTTCATGCGTATCGCGCCACCATCTCCCACGTCTACGGCGACGTGTGCAAGTACTACCCCTCTTGTTCGGCGTACGCGGTTGGTGCGGTGCAGCAGCACGGGGTCGTGAAAGGCGTGGCTCTGGCGGCCGCGCGACTCGCCCGATGCCATCCCTGGGCTCAGGGTGGCATCGACGACGTGCCGCCTCACCGGGCCTTCCGCTATGAGCTCACCCGGCACGGTTTCGTCGTGCCCCCCGGAAAGGACTGA
- the yidC gene encoding membrane protein insertase YidC, which produces MGFDLIGTILWPLKWLVELVLVAWHWVFTAIGLAPAAGLTWVLSIVGLVIVVRAALIPLFVRQIKSQRKMMEIAPELRKVQEKYRGKKDQLSREAMSRETMALYKKHGTTPVSSCLPLLVQMPVFFALFSVLNDVQKIAANPSFSGVGLLDNRLTQEFYDAKLFDVASLHVNLTTAWSQPDGQVSVIILIILVVLMIASQFFTQLQIISKNLSPEAKTGQAYQMQRIMLFILPLGFIFSGVFFPLGVVIYWFASNLWTMVQQFIVIREMPTPGSEAAKAREERLARKGKAIDSNGKVVPLEKYQAEQQRLLEEAERARAAAPKRQQPVGKQRAKKQSTKPTAARPAASPPPSTDAPDAPTPR; this is translated from the coding sequence TTGGGCTTCGACCTGATTGGAACCATCCTCTGGCCGCTGAAGTGGCTGGTCGAACTCGTGCTGGTCGCGTGGCACTGGGTGTTCACGGCGATCGGTCTGGCGCCGGCAGCCGGTCTCACCTGGGTGCTGTCGATCGTCGGTCTGGTGATCGTCGTGCGGGCCGCGCTGATTCCGCTGTTCGTTCGGCAGATCAAGAGCCAGCGAAAGATGATGGAAATCGCTCCTGAACTGCGAAAAGTTCAGGAGAAGTACCGCGGCAAGAAGGATCAGCTCTCTCGTGAGGCCATGAGCCGGGAGACGATGGCGCTGTATAAGAAGCACGGCACGACGCCGGTGTCGAGCTGCCTGCCGCTCCTCGTGCAGATGCCGGTGTTCTTCGCGTTGTTCAGCGTGCTCAACGACGTGCAGAAGATCGCCGCGAACCCCAGCTTCAGTGGTGTCGGATTGCTCGACAACCGCCTCACGCAGGAGTTCTACGACGCGAAGCTCTTCGACGTCGCATCGCTGCACGTCAACCTCACCACCGCGTGGAGCCAGCCCGACGGTCAGGTGTCGGTCATCATCCTGATCATCCTCGTGGTGCTCATGATCGCGTCGCAGTTCTTCACCCAGCTGCAGATCATCTCGAAGAACCTCTCCCCCGAGGCCAAGACCGGCCAGGCCTACCAGATGCAGCGCATCATGCTCTTCATCCTGCCGCTGGGCTTCATCTTCTCCGGTGTGTTCTTCCCGCTGGGCGTCGTCATCTACTGGTTCGCGAGCAACCTGTGGACGATGGTTCAGCAGTTCATCGTCATCCGTGAGATGCCGACACCCGGGTCCGAGGCCGCCAAGGCCCGCGAGGAGCGCCTCGCGCGAAAGGGCAAGGCGATCGATTCGAACGGCAAGGTCGTTCCTCTCGAGAAGTACCAGGCCGAGCAGCAGCGACTGCTCGAAGAAGCGGAGCGCGCCCGTGCGGCAGCCCCGAAGCGTCAGCAGCCGGTCGGCAAGCAGCGTGCCAAGAAGCAGAGCACGAAGCCGACGGCGGCTCGTCCGGCAGCATCTCCGCCGCCGTCGACCGACGCTCCTGACGCCCCCACACCTCGCTGA
- a CDS encoding protein jag, whose amino-acid sequence MTTSEQTEAPVPATDEQLEQEGDIAADYLEALLDIADIDGDLAMDVRAGRAYVSVEADAAGPIARLAEPETVRALQELTRLAVQNSTGRFSRLILDVGGSRDARQRELEVLVDRAIARIDEGSTQASLPAMSSYERKLIHDIAADRGYASESFGEGADRHPVIRRA is encoded by the coding sequence ATGACGACTTCCGAGCAGACCGAAGCACCCGTCCCCGCCACCGATGAGCAGCTCGAGCAGGAGGGCGACATCGCCGCCGACTACCTCGAAGCGCTGCTCGACATCGCCGACATCGACGGCGATCTGGCGATGGATGTGCGCGCCGGGCGCGCGTACGTCTCCGTCGAGGCGGATGCCGCGGGACCCATCGCGCGCTTGGCCGAGCCGGAGACGGTGCGGGCCCTGCAGGAGCTCACGCGTCTCGCGGTGCAGAACAGCACCGGGCGATTCTCGCGTCTGATCCTCGACGTGGGTGGATCGCGCGATGCGCGTCAGCGTGAGCTCGAGGTACTTGTCGATCGCGCCATCGCGCGCATCGATGAAGGTTCGACTCAGGCGTCCCTGCCGGCGATGTCGAGCTATGAGCGCAAACTCATCCACGACATCGCGGCCGACCGTGGTTACGCGTCGGAGTCGTTCGGCGAGGGTGCGGACCGTCACCCCGTCATTCGACGCGCCTGA
- the rsmG gene encoding 16S rRNA (guanine(527)-N(7))-methyltransferase RsmG produces MTSLEAEPSSASRIFGVRIDLARRFTRNLADHGEERGLIGPLELPRLWTRHVLNSAVVAPLFSGRVGDVGSGAGLPGIALAIARPDVEWVLIEPMERRTAWLAEQVDELGLSNVEIVRSRGEEWSGAGTLDMVTARAVSALRTLLPWTAPLVRDGGELILLKGANAQNEIGAATKQLRAHRVTDARVEVVGSDLLDEPTRVVRARVRA; encoded by the coding sequence ATGACCTCTCTCGAAGCTGAGCCGTCCTCCGCATCCCGGATCTTCGGCGTCAGGATCGATCTGGCCCGCCGGTTCACACGCAATCTCGCCGACCACGGCGAGGAGCGCGGTCTCATCGGGCCCCTCGAACTCCCCCGACTCTGGACGCGGCACGTGTTGAACAGCGCCGTCGTCGCTCCTCTCTTCTCTGGGCGCGTAGGTGACGTGGGCTCCGGGGCCGGCCTGCCCGGGATCGCGCTTGCGATCGCACGGCCGGATGTCGAATGGGTTCTCATCGAGCCGATGGAGCGACGCACCGCATGGCTGGCCGAACAAGTGGATGAGCTCGGACTCAGCAACGTCGAGATCGTTCGTTCGCGCGGCGAGGAATGGTCGGGTGCCGGAACTCTCGACATGGTCACCGCGCGGGCGGTCAGCGCGCTGAGGACGCTCCTCCCCTGGACGGCGCCTCTGGTGCGCGATGGAGGCGAGCTCATCCTCCTCAAGGGCGCGAATGCACAGAACGAGATCGGCGCCGCGACCAAGCAGCTTCGTGCCCACAGGGTGACGGACGCGCGCGTCGAGGTCGTCGGCTCGGACCTCCTGGATGAGCCGACGCGCGTCGTTCGCGCACGGGTTCGCGCATAG